A single region of the Chryseobacterium sp. 6424 genome encodes:
- a CDS encoding SulP family inorganic anion transporter has product MKQNKNIFEGIKENFPSGVVVFLVALPLCLGIALASGAPPLSGVIAGIVGGIVIGSLSNSNISVSGPAAGLAAIVLSAITELGAFELFLCAGLIAGLLQLAMGFFRAGSISNYFPNSVIEGMLAGIGVIIILKQIPHALGYDAGSFSSERVFENGFSLTNISTYIGNVASALHPGAIIVTVISLTILLAWDNIPSLKKLKLLPGALVAVIVGILVNEFFKMTSSSLAISPEHLVTLPVPTSAAEFAALVTMPDFSGFTNPQVWIVGATIAVVASIETLLCIEAADRLDKQRRITDTNLELRAQGIGNLISSLIGGLPVTSVVVRTSANANAGATSKVSAIIHGVLLLVCVLSIPFLLNLIPLATLAAVLLLVGYKLASPQKIKHFMAKGKFQYLPFLATILAVVFTDLLTGVAIGMAIAIFFVLQGNMKRAYYFSREELEEADEITLKLAEEVSFLNKAAIKKTLKNIQPFSRVTIDAKSTSYITSDVLEMIQEFANIRAKEDNIEVQLIGFRTNYNDYASNQHSHITIDHRRAM; this is encoded by the coding sequence ATGAAACAAAATAAAAATATATTTGAGGGGATTAAAGAGAATTTTCCTTCAGGAGTTGTTGTATTTCTGGTCGCGTTGCCTTTATGTTTGGGGATTGCACTGGCCTCCGGCGCGCCACCACTTTCTGGCGTCATCGCAGGGATCGTGGGCGGCATCGTGATCGGCTCACTATCAAATTCAAACATTTCAGTCTCAGGTCCGGCAGCGGGTTTAGCGGCTATTGTACTGTCTGCCATTACCGAACTCGGCGCGTTCGAGCTTTTTCTTTGCGCTGGTCTTATTGCAGGTTTGTTACAGTTGGCTATGGGTTTTTTCCGTGCGGGCAGCATTTCCAACTACTTCCCAAACAGTGTGATCGAAGGTATGCTGGCGGGTATTGGGGTTATTATCATCCTGAAACAAATTCCGCATGCGCTGGGTTACGACGCGGGTTCTTTCAGCAGCGAACGTGTTTTTGAAAATGGCTTTAGCCTCACAAACATAAGCACTTACATCGGCAATGTAGCTTCGGCGCTTCATCCGGGTGCCATCATCGTTACGGTTATTTCTCTTACGATACTTCTGGCCTGGGACAACATTCCTTCGTTAAAAAAACTGAAACTACTACCTGGCGCTCTGGTAGCGGTAATTGTAGGGATTTTAGTGAATGAATTTTTCAAAATGACCAGTAGTTCATTGGCTATTTCGCCTGAACATTTGGTGACACTCCCGGTACCCACTTCAGCGGCGGAATTTGCAGCGCTTGTCACCATGCCCGATTTTAGCGGGTTTACAAATCCACAGGTATGGATTGTTGGCGCCACCATCGCGGTAGTAGCTTCTATCGAAACGCTATTATGTATTGAAGCGGCCGACAGACTCGACAAGCAGCGCAGGATTACAGACACCAATCTGGAACTTCGCGCACAAGGCATCGGGAACCTGATCAGCTCGCTGATTGGTGGGCTACCGGTAACATCAGTGGTGGTACGTACTTCCGCAAACGCCAATGCAGGCGCTACTTCGAAGGTTTCTGCCATCATCCACGGGGTTTTATTGCTGGTATGTGTATTAAGCATCCCTTTCCTGCTGAATCTCATCCCTCTTGCCACGCTGGCTGCGGTATTACTTTTGGTAGGTTATAAATTGGCAAGTCCGCAGAAGATAAAGCATTTTATGGCGAAAGGTAAATTTCAGTATCTCCCGTTCTTAGCAACCATTTTGGCGGTAGTATTTACAGATTTACTTACCGGCGTTGCCATAGGCATGGCCATTGCCATATTTTTTGTACTACAGGGAAATATGAAACGTGCTTACTACTTCAGCCGTGAGGAACTGGAAGAAGCCGATGAAATAACCCTGAAACTGGCTGAGGAAGTCTCTTTCCTGAATAAAGCCGCGATTAAGAAAACCCTAAAAAACATCCAACCGTTCTCACGTGTGACCATCGACGCGAAATCAACCTCTTACATCACCTCAGACGTACTTGAAATGATACAGGAGTTTGCCAACATCCGTGCAAAAGAGGACAATATAGAGGTACAATTGATTGGTTTCCGTACGAATTATAACGATTACGCGTCCAACCAGCACTCACACATCACCATCGACCACCGTCGTGCGATGTAA
- a CDS encoding GH3 auxin-responsive promoter family protein → MIQFIKKKIAFAWAKKHVRETEKFKTNAVEDQQRLLLSLVKNAEKTLFGREHHFEEINTVQTFQRNVQITDYEDIKPYIEKIKKGQRNILWTGTPEYFAKTSGTTSGSKYIPISKEGMPYQIAAAQSAIFHYIQQKNNADFVAGKMIFLQGSPELEEINGIKTGRLSGIVAHHIPNYLQKNRLPSLKTNLIEDWETKVDEIVKETEKQNMTLISGIPPWLIMYFEKLIERNSKKITELFPNLQLIITGGVNFEPYREKMNELLGKPVDTIQTFPASEGFFAFQDDYTKDGLLLLTNHGIFYEFVPLEEFGKPNARRLTLKDIELQKDYALILTTNSGLWAYSIGDVVRFISKAPYRVLVSGRTKHYTSAFGEHVIAFEVEEAMKATVEKYPAQITEFHLAPQVNPAEGLPYHEWFIEFEKEPEDLAKFSENLDKEMRQRNTYYDDLIAGNILKPLVISRLQKNTFHEYAKSEGKLGGQNKIPRLANDRKIGNFLTNFVVKY, encoded by the coding sequence ATGATACAATTCATCAAGAAAAAAATTGCCTTTGCCTGGGCAAAAAAACACGTACGGGAAACCGAGAAATTCAAGACAAATGCAGTTGAAGACCAACAACGCTTATTGCTGTCACTCGTGAAAAATGCGGAGAAGACCCTATTCGGCCGTGAGCATCACTTTGAGGAGATTAACACCGTTCAGACCTTCCAGCGAAACGTACAGATCACTGATTATGAGGACATAAAGCCTTATATTGAAAAAATAAAAAAAGGACAGCGAAATATCCTGTGGACTGGCACACCCGAATATTTTGCAAAAACATCCGGCACAACATCCGGCTCCAAATACATCCCGATTTCTAAGGAAGGAATGCCTTACCAAATCGCTGCCGCGCAAAGCGCGATCTTTCATTACATCCAGCAGAAAAACAATGCGGATTTTGTGGCCGGTAAAATGATTTTCCTACAGGGTAGCCCCGAACTTGAAGAGATAAACGGCATTAAGACCGGCAGACTCTCGGGCATTGTCGCACATCACATCCCTAATTATCTTCAGAAAAACCGCTTGCCAAGCCTTAAAACCAATTTAATTGAAGACTGGGAAACCAAGGTGGATGAAATCGTAAAAGAAACCGAGAAGCAGAACATGACATTGATCTCAGGGATACCACCGTGGCTCATCATGTACTTTGAAAAACTGATCGAGCGCAACAGTAAGAAAATCACCGAATTATTCCCAAATCTGCAACTCATCATTACTGGCGGCGTCAATTTCGAGCCTTACCGCGAGAAGATGAACGAACTTTTGGGAAAGCCTGTCGATACTATACAAACGTTTCCGGCGAGTGAGGGCTTTTTTGCGTTTCAGGATGATTATACAAAAGACGGCCTATTACTTTTAACCAATCACGGTATTTTTTATGAGTTTGTCCCGCTAGAAGAATTTGGGAAGCCAAACGCACGCAGACTTACTCTGAAGGACATCGAACTTCAAAAGGATTACGCTTTGATCTTAACCACTAATTCGGGGCTTTGGGCTTATTCTATCGGTGACGTGGTTCGGTTCATCTCTAAAGCGCCTTACCGGGTGTTGGTTTCGGGACGTACCAAACATTACACCTCGGCATTTGGCGAACACGTGATTGCCTTTGAAGTAGAAGAGGCAATGAAAGCGACCGTGGAAAAGTACCCGGCACAAATTACAGAATTTCATCTGGCACCACAGGTAAATCCCGCAGAGGGCCTGCCTTACCATGAATGGTTCATTGAGTTTGAAAAAGAGCCTGAAGACCTGGCAAAATTCAGTGAGAATCTTGATAAGGAAATGCGGCAGCGCAACACATACTATGATGATTTGATTGCAGGAAACATCCTAAAACCTCTGGTTATAAGCAGATTACAGAAAAACACCTTCCATGAGTATGCAAAATCGGAGGGTAAATTAGGCGGACAAAACAAAATCCCACGTTTGGCAAATGACAGGAAAATTGGTAATTTTCTTACAAATTTTGTAGTAAAGTATTAA
- a CDS encoding T9SS type A sorting domain-containing protein, with product MKHLYLLGTVFALSLAHAQTGNFYKNPKLVSNLPYETTAKADVIFQQFPIYSDNIISTADQGNNLVIAADDFQLSERTKIDKFIFFVEQYDGNLTNLFLGSRLYIFEDNNGFPSATPSNAGNAVAVINIVNNPAASSISTTGSPTVFEITVNISTALGSDLFLEADKRYWVAFAPRVNFSTPIGTDLDEVSYWINGNGQYAVPVVIDEANLSGSGFTNWTTIESIWGEPFEGLAFRITGETALGTKDVYSNLKKVSVYPNPATNVINLKPNSKQTITKTQIFDMNGKLVLSTADSSINIEKLPKAVYLVKVFSGNELIETTKIIKR from the coding sequence ATGAAACATCTTTATTTGTTAGGGACGGTTTTTGCGCTGTCCTTAGCCCACGCTCAAACGGGGAATTTCTACAAAAACCCCAAGTTAGTCAGTAATTTGCCGTATGAAACTACCGCAAAAGCCGATGTAATATTTCAGCAATTTCCTATCTATTCTGACAATATTATATCTACCGCCGACCAAGGAAATAATTTAGTTATTGCAGCAGATGATTTCCAACTCAGCGAAAGAACAAAGATTGACAAATTTATCTTCTTTGTAGAACAGTATGATGGTAATTTAACCAATCTTTTTTTAGGCAGCAGACTCTATATTTTTGAGGACAACAACGGATTTCCCTCAGCAACACCTAGTAATGCCGGAAATGCAGTAGCTGTCATCAATATTGTTAATAATCCTGCTGCATCCAGTATTTCAACGACCGGAAGTCCCACAGTCTTTGAAATTACAGTTAACATCTCTACAGCATTAGGCTCTGATTTATTTCTTGAGGCTGACAAACGATATTGGGTAGCCTTTGCACCACGTGTAAACTTCTCCACGCCAATTGGGACGGACTTGGATGAAGTTTCCTACTGGATTAATGGGAATGGTCAATATGCAGTTCCGGTGGTGATAGATGAAGCCAATCTAAGCGGTTCAGGATTTACAAACTGGACTACGATTGAATCCATTTGGGGAGAACCTTTTGAAGGTCTCGCTTTTAGAATTACCGGTGAAACTGCGCTTGGCACAAAAGACGTTTATTCTAATCTAAAAAAGGTATCCGTTTACCCGAACCCGGCCACAAACGTGATTAACTTAAAACCCAACAGCAAACAGACAATCACGAAAACACAAATTTTCGATATGAACGGAAAATTGGTGTTAAGCACTGCAGACAGTTCGATTAACATAGAAAAACTTCCGAAAGCAGTGTATCTCGTCAAAGTATTTTCCGGAAACGAACTCATCGAAACTACAAAAATTATTAAAAGATAA
- a CDS encoding DMT family transporter, whose protein sequence is MNWILLILGGLFETAFATCLGKAQETTGRESYFWWCGFALSLFMSMFLLYKAISVGSSPIPVGTAYAVWTGIGAVGGVVAGIFIFNEPATFWRMFFVFTLIASVVGLKSVSN, encoded by the coding sequence ATGAACTGGATATTACTCATCTTGGGCGGTTTATTCGAGACTGCCTTTGCCACGTGTCTCGGTAAGGCGCAGGAAACTACAGGCCGAGAAAGTTACTTTTGGTGGTGTGGTTTCGCGCTGTCGCTTTTTATGAGTATGTTCCTGCTCTACAAAGCTATTTCGGTTGGCAGCAGCCCGATCCCTGTGGGGACTGCCTATGCCGTGTGGACTGGCATTGGGGCGGTAGGTGGTGTAGTGGCCGGTATCTTTATCTTCAACGAGCCTGCTACGTTCTGGCGAATGTTTTTTGTATTCACGCTGATTGCCTCCGTGGTGGGTTTAAAATCAGTTTCAAATTAA
- a CDS encoding carbonic anhydrase: MKAHTSETQSTITPEKALEFLKEGNQRFVNNLKVNRNLLEQVNDTREGQWPFAVILSCIDSRTSAELIFDQGLGDIFSIRIAGNFVNQDILGSMEFGCNVAGSKLVVVLGHSKCGALKGGLDAPKIEGLGMDNLNHLIYHFDPCIQEVIKDGEERSSKNEDLLERLNICNIQRTIQDIRHQSSTLNKMEQEGKIKIVGANYCVESGTVTWL, from the coding sequence ATGAAAGCACATACTTCTGAAACCCAATCGACCATCACCCCAGAAAAGGCTCTGGAATTTCTGAAAGAAGGAAACCAGCGCTTCGTGAACAACCTTAAGGTAAACCGTAACCTACTAGAGCAAGTAAACGATACGCGTGAAGGCCAATGGCCGTTTGCTGTAATCCTAAGCTGTATCGACAGTCGTACATCCGCTGAACTAATTTTCGATCAGGGTTTAGGTGACATCTTCAGCATCCGGATTGCAGGTAATTTTGTAAACCAAGACATATTGGGTTCCATGGAATTTGGGTGCAATGTAGCCGGCTCCAAACTGGTTGTGGTATTAGGGCACAGCAAATGTGGCGCTTTGAAAGGCGGATTGGACGCACCGAAAATCGAAGGTTTAGGCATGGATAATCTTAACCATCTTATCTATCATTTCGATCCCTGCATACAAGAGGTGATAAAAGATGGGGAAGAACGTTCCTCCAAAAACGAGGATTTACTTGAAAGACTGAATATCTGCAACATACAGCGCACCATCCAAGACATACGCCACCAAAGCTCTACCCTTAACAAGATGGAACAGGAGGGCAAAATTAAGATTGTAGGCGCCAACTACTGTGTAGAAAGCGGCACGGTAACATGGCTGTAA
- the pth gene encoding aminoacyl-tRNA hydrolase gives MKYLIIGLGNKGEEYAETRHNIGFKVAEKIAAEIDAPFKSANFGWLAEGKYKGRKVLVLKPDTYMNLSGKAVRFWMQKENIPLENIMVITDDLALPFGTLRMKMKGSDAGHNGLKSIQQELQTQDYPRLRFGISADFSEGKQVDYVLGKWTEEEKEKLPERIEKFSKACLSFVFAGIQNAMTGFNGK, from the coding sequence ATGAAATATCTTATCATCGGCCTAGGCAACAAAGGCGAAGAATATGCGGAAACGCGCCACAATATCGGTTTTAAAGTAGCTGAAAAGATTGCGGCGGAAATAGACGCGCCCTTCAAATCAGCCAATTTCGGGTGGTTGGCTGAAGGTAAATACAAAGGCCGTAAAGTATTGGTACTGAAGCCCGATACATATATGAACCTCTCCGGGAAAGCCGTAAGATTCTGGATGCAGAAAGAAAATATTCCGCTTGAAAATATTATGGTGATTACGGATGATCTTGCGCTGCCTTTTGGCACTTTAAGGATGAAGATGAAAGGTTCCGATGCGGGCCATAACGGTCTTAAAAGTATCCAGCAAGAATTGCAGACACAGGACTATCCACGCCTCAGATTCGGTATTTCCGCGGATTTTTCCGAAGGAAAGCAGGTGGATTATGTACTCGGCAAATGGACAGAGGAGGAAAAAGAAAAACTTCCCGAAAGAATCGAGAAGTTTTCTAAAGCCTGTTTGTCTTTTGTTTTTGCAGGCATACAGAATGCCATGACAGGTTTTAACGGTAAATAA
- a CDS encoding carbonic anhydrase, with protein sequence MSKNYETIFENNKKWIAEKLNADPEFFDKLAAGQNPEYLYIGCSDSRATAEELMGMAPGEVFVHRNIANVVNTLDMNSTAVIEYAVEHLKVKHIIVCGHYGCGGVKAAMTPEDLGILNPWLRLIRDVYRIHQKELDAIECDQQRYNRLVELNVQEQCINIIKMACVQERYILDDYPIVHGWVFNMKTGKLIDLEIDFEEILADIQKVYDLTNSTWVMGKK encoded by the coding sequence ATGTCGAAAAATTACGAAACCATCTTCGAAAACAATAAAAAATGGATTGCCGAAAAACTAAATGCTGATCCCGAATTTTTTGATAAACTCGCGGCTGGGCAAAACCCGGAATATCTGTACATCGGCTGTTCTGACAGCCGGGCAACCGCTGAAGAACTGATGGGCATGGCACCGGGCGAAGTCTTCGTACACCGCAATATCGCCAATGTGGTGAATACGCTGGATATGAACTCTACCGCAGTCATAGAATACGCGGTGGAACATCTGAAAGTGAAACACATCATCGTTTGCGGGCATTACGGCTGCGGTGGCGTAAAGGCCGCGATGACACCCGAGGACCTCGGCATCCTGAATCCGTGGTTAAGGCTCATACGCGATGTTTACCGCATCCACCAAAAAGAACTTGATGCTATTGAGTGTGACCAGCAACGCTACAACCGTCTGGTAGAACTGAATGTACAGGAACAATGTATCAATATCATCAAAATGGCCTGTGTGCAAGAGCGCTATATCCTGGATGATTACCCAATTGTACACGGCTGGGTATTCAATATGAAAACTGGCAAACTCATTGATTTAGAGATTGATTTTGAAGAGATTCTTGCGGATATACAGAAGGTTTACGACCTAACAAACTCTACTTGGGTAATGGGTAAAAAATAA
- a CDS encoding serine acetyltransferase produces the protein MSSPTIIQKDFYRESGKMLSATHIWAKCINPNLHFIYLLRKCQRHPKKSLLGMFWRVVLRHYQIKYGFQIYPETQIGEGFYLGHWGAVVINPKAVIGKNCNIAQGVTIAQANRGKNEGVPTIGNEVWIGPNAVLVGNIKIGNNVLIAPNAYINFDVPSNSVVIGNPGVITSNENATAGYINHKI, from the coding sequence ATGTCATCACCCACCATCATTCAAAAAGATTTCTACCGGGAGAGCGGGAAAATGCTTTCTGCCACACATATCTGGGCAAAATGCATCAATCCGAACCTGCATTTCATTTATTTGCTGCGCAAATGCCAGCGACACCCAAAAAAATCGTTATTAGGAATGTTTTGGCGGGTCGTCCTGAGACATTATCAAATAAAATATGGTTTCCAGATCTATCCCGAAACGCAGATCGGTGAAGGATTTTATCTCGGGCATTGGGGCGCGGTAGTCATCAATCCGAAAGCGGTCATCGGTAAAAACTGCAATATCGCGCAGGGCGTCACCATCGCGCAGGCCAACCGCGGAAAAAATGAAGGTGTTCCCACGATCGGAAACGAAGTCTGGATCGGGCCCAACGCAGTGTTGGTAGGTAACATTAAAATTGGAAATAACGTGCTGATCGCGCCGAATGCCTATATCAATTTCGATGTTCCTTCAAATTCGGTAGTAATAGGAAACCCAGGTGTCATCACCTCAAATGAAAACGCGACCGCCGGCTACATCAATCATAAAATTTAA
- the mfd gene encoding transcription-repair coupling factor — MQLKSIRDAFLPEMLQKEFGKEIFENLRTSQRVTVKGFAGSSPSIFAAELFLTQQKSILFLIEDKEEALYVTAELEDLLGKEQVLYFPSTHLDPYQIEKTQNANLVLRTEVLNRLNADKKPKVIVAPFAGLSEKVLKKEDFSAISHKIKVGESLDFDFTEELLHQFNFQMTDFVSEPGEFSVRGGIVDVFSYSNEEPYRINFFGNEIESIKTFNIETQLTNGKVDEFQLVSNMNFAVSGSKVTLFEILPKDSFVVSKNAFLALKKITAFFEKAHQKFDTLSKDIKHQTPAELFVSEQEFINDLSKLKHIDFTLDALNDHVKATEIQLSQTQQPSFHKNFELLMEDLREKREAGFGLWISFSGEKQKERLEAIFEEILSVSDEEQASKIPFKSFRSELHEGFIDAEHKISVYTDHQIFDRYQRFKAKNTFAKSEQLTLKDLMQMKVGDYITHIDHGIGKFMGLVKVNNDGKVQECFKLVYKNGDLLYVSIHSLHKISKYNGPDGKEIVLSKLGSPAWKTLKQKTKAKVKQIAFDLIKLYAQRKTAKGFAYKPDSYLQNELEASFLYEDTPDQEKATLDVKKDMENDTVMDRLICGDVGFGKTEIAVRAAFKAATDGKQVAILVPTTILAFQHYRSFKERLKDFPVTISYLNRFRTAKQKAETKEGLKNGKIDIVIGTHQLVGKDIAFKDLGLLIIDEEHKFGVSVKDKLKTLKSNIDTLTLTATPIPRTLQFSLMAARDLSVIKTPPPNRQPVETSIVGFNEEIIRDAISYELQRDGQVYFINNRIENLKDIAGLIQRLVPDAKVITGHGQMDGKQLERNVLDFMEGKYDVLVSTTIVESGVDVPNANTMFINDAQRFGMADLHQMRGRVGRSNRKAFCYLITPPFDMMTSDARKRLEAIEQFSDLGSGFQIAMKDLEIRGAGDLLGGEQSGFINEMGFDTYQKVMQQALEELQNEEEFENLFENEADRKKLFKSNKEVNIDTDLELMLPDSYVQSIEERLSLYQKLAETESKTELQAFENELIDRFGKLPPEVRNLLKSVELKWLAAEIGFEKIVVKNGVFLGYFPANPQDKFYHSEKFKKIIAYLTTNPSEATLKEKQSKEGNQLMMRKENVQHVDEVTNVLERILGK, encoded by the coding sequence ATGCAGTTAAAATCAATCCGCGATGCTTTTCTCCCGGAAATGCTTCAGAAAGAATTCGGGAAAGAAATCTTTGAAAATCTACGAACCTCACAGCGTGTTACCGTAAAGGGTTTTGCCGGCTCATCACCCTCCATATTCGCCGCTGAACTTTTTCTTACTCAACAAAAAAGCATACTTTTCCTGATCGAGGATAAGGAAGAAGCACTTTATGTGACCGCCGAGCTAGAGGACCTGCTAGGCAAGGAGCAGGTGTTGTATTTCCCATCGACGCACCTGGACCCTTATCAGATTGAAAAAACACAGAACGCAAATCTGGTGCTGCGTACCGAGGTGCTTAACCGACTGAACGCGGATAAAAAACCCAAAGTCATAGTGGCACCGTTTGCCGGGCTGTCCGAAAAAGTTTTGAAAAAGGAAGACTTCAGTGCCATTTCACATAAAATTAAAGTTGGGGAAAGTCTCGATTTTGATTTTACTGAAGAATTGCTGCATCAGTTTAACTTTCAGATGACCGATTTCGTGTCAGAGCCGGGCGAGTTTTCAGTGCGCGGCGGCATCGTCGATGTATTTTCCTATTCCAATGAAGAGCCTTACCGCATCAATTTTTTCGGGAATGAAATCGAAAGTATTAAGACCTTCAATATAGAAACGCAGCTTACCAACGGCAAGGTGGATGAATTTCAGTTGGTATCGAACATGAATTTCGCGGTCTCTGGCAGTAAGGTTACCCTGTTTGAAATTTTGCCTAAAGACAGTTTCGTCGTATCAAAAAACGCTTTTCTGGCTTTAAAGAAAATCACCGCTTTCTTTGAAAAGGCGCATCAGAAATTCGATACACTCAGCAAAGACATCAAGCACCAGACGCCGGCTGAACTTTTTGTTTCGGAGCAAGAATTTATAAATGACCTCTCAAAACTCAAGCATATAGATTTTACGCTGGATGCGTTGAATGACCATGTGAAAGCCACAGAAATACAACTCAGCCAGACACAGCAACCCAGTTTCCATAAAAATTTCGAACTGTTGATGGAGGATTTGCGTGAAAAGCGCGAAGCCGGTTTCGGATTGTGGATTTCTTTTTCGGGTGAAAAACAGAAGGAACGTCTGGAAGCTATCTTTGAGGAAATTCTTTCTGTTTCCGATGAGGAGCAGGCTTCGAAGATACCGTTCAAGTCATTCAGGTCCGAGCTGCATGAAGGTTTCATCGATGCGGAGCATAAAATCTCAGTGTATACCGACCATCAGATCTTTGACCGTTATCAAAGGTTTAAGGCGAAGAACACTTTTGCAAAATCCGAACAACTGACGCTGAAAGACCTGATGCAGATGAAAGTGGGCGACTACATCACCCACATCGACCACGGTATCGGTAAATTCATGGGGTTGGTAAAAGTAAATAATGATGGGAAAGTGCAGGAATGTTTCAAACTGGTATATAAAAACGGCGATTTGCTGTATGTCAGCATTCATTCCTTACACAAAATCTCAAAATACAACGGACCCGACGGTAAAGAGATTGTCCTTAGCAAATTAGGTTCGCCCGCCTGGAAGACTTTGAAACAGAAAACCAAAGCCAAGGTAAAACAAATCGCATTTGATCTGATAAAGCTTTATGCACAACGCAAAACGGCCAAAGGTTTCGCTTATAAACCCGACTCTTACTTGCAGAATGAGCTGGAAGCCAGTTTCTTATATGAAGACACGCCAGACCAGGAAAAAGCGACACTTGATGTGAAAAAAGACATGGAAAACGATACCGTGATGGATCGTCTGATCTGTGGTGACGTAGGTTTCGGTAAAACAGAAATCGCAGTACGTGCCGCCTTCAAAGCCGCCACAGATGGTAAGCAAGTCGCTATATTGGTGCCGACAACCATCCTTGCCTTTCAGCATTACCGAAGTTTTAAAGAAAGACTGAAGGATTTCCCGGTAACGATTTCATACCTCAACCGTTTCCGTACCGCAAAACAAAAAGCAGAGACCAAGGAAGGCCTGAAAAACGGTAAGATTGATATCGTAATCGGTACACACCAACTGGTAGGGAAAGATATAGCATTCAAAGATCTCGGTCTGTTGATTATTGATGAAGAGCATAAATTCGGTGTTTCGGTAAAAGACAAGCTCAAAACCCTCAAGAGCAATATTGATACACTTACACTTACTGCAACGCCTATTCCGCGAACACTGCAGTTTTCGCTGATGGCGGCGCGTGACCTTTCGGTCATCAAAACACCACCACCAAACCGTCAACCCGTGGAAACCAGTATTGTAGGCTTTAATGAAGAAATCATCCGCGATGCTATTTCTTACGAATTACAGCGCGACGGGCAGGTATATTTCATCAATAACCGTATCGAGAACCTAAAGGATATCGCAGGGCTTATACAGCGGTTAGTGCCTGATGCTAAGGTGATTACAGGGCACGGGCAGATGGATGGCAAACAGTTGGAACGCAATGTACTGGATTTTATGGAAGGCAAATACGATGTACTGGTCTCGACCACCATTGTAGAAAGTGGCGTGGATGTACCGAATGCCAATACCATGTTCATCAATGATGCGCAGCGTTTCGGGATGGCAGACCTGCACCAGATGCGCGGCCGGGTGGGGCGTAGCAACCGTAAAGCATTTTGCTACCTCATTACACCACCATTTGATATGATGACCTCTGATGCACGCAAAAGGCTGGAAGCGATAGAGCAGTTTTCGGACTTGGGCAGTGGTTTTCAGATTGCGATGAAAGACCTTGAAATACGTGGTGCCGGGGATTTGCTGGGTGGCGAACAAAGCGGTTTCATCAACGAAATGGGTTTTGATACTTACCAGAAAGTCATGCAGCAAGCCTTGGAGGAATTACAGAACGAAGAGGAATTTGAAAATCTTTTTGAAAATGAAGCCGACCGTAAAAAACTCTTTAAATCAAACAAAGAAGTCAATATTGATACGGATTTGGAACTGATGCTGCCCGACTCCTATGTGCAGAGTATAGAAGAGCGCCTATCACTATACCAAAAACTGGCTGAAACTGAAAGTAAAACCGAACTGCAAGCCTTTGAAAATGAACTTATAGACCGCTTTGGCAAGTTGCCTCCGGAAGTAAGAAATTTATTGAAATCCGTAGAGTTGAAGTGGCTGGCGGCCGAAATTGGTTTCGAGAAAATTGTGGTGAAAAACGGCGTTTTCCTAGGCTATTTCCCTGCAAATCCACAAGATAAGTTCTATCATAGCGAAAAATTTAAAAAAATCATTGCTTATTTAACCACCAATCCCTCCGAAGCCACTTTAAAGGAGAAACAATCCAAAGAGGGCAATCAACTGATGATGCGCAAAGAAAATGTGCAGCACGTAGATGAGGTAACCAATGTGTTGGAGCGGATTTTAGGGAAATAA